In the genome of Nocardia sp. NBC_00416, one region contains:
- a CDS encoding YdcF family protein, producing MTGHTPRSRRPGGWRVAAAGLIMVALAAVAGRPVFVDPQLDPLRRADAIVVLGGTPYERFDLGLELAREKWAPELLISASTGLDDPHMDRYCRTAQPFRVSCFEPRPWTTRGEAQEIRRRADAEGWRHIIVVTFTPHISRARYIVGRCFDGELTMVASPGRTDALFRTWMYVRQSAGYLKAFTESGC from the coding sequence ATGACCGGACACACACCTCGTTCACGGCGGCCCGGCGGGTGGCGGGTAGCGGCGGCGGGACTGATCATGGTAGCCCTGGCCGCCGTCGCCGGACGGCCCGTGTTCGTCGACCCGCAGCTCGACCCGCTGCGCCGCGCCGACGCCATCGTGGTGCTCGGCGGCACCCCGTACGAACGTTTCGATCTCGGCTTGGAACTCGCCCGCGAGAAGTGGGCGCCGGAGCTGCTGATCTCGGCCTCCACCGGCCTCGACGACCCGCACATGGACCGCTACTGCCGCACCGCGCAACCCTTCCGGGTGTCGTGTTTCGAACCGCGGCCGTGGACCACGCGCGGCGAGGCGCAGGAGATCCGTCGGCGCGCCGACGCCGAGGGATGGCGCCACATCATCGTCGTCACCTTCACCCCGCACATCTCCCGTGCCCGCTATATCGTCGGCCGCTGCTTCGACGGCGAACTCACCATGGTCGCCAGTCCCGGCCGCACCGACGCATTGTTCCGAACGTGGATGTACGTCCGGCAGAGCGCCGGATACCTGAAGGCCTTCACCGAATCCGGCTGTTGA
- a CDS encoding glycosyltransferase — protein MGVEPAGSRGTRLAIVHERFTEYGGSEAVVGELARTWPQAPVFAPLVDPAAAPAIAHPPWDTVTSTWLSRAHAATGRRSHAPLLPLVPRALRRLPLRDRFDAVVVSHHAFATQAVFATDAPVIAYVHSPARWAWEPAFRAQESNSPAGRVALAALGALARRGETAAAPHLTAVVANSRAVADRVRDWWGLPSDVVHPPVRLDRFAPDPAVPREDFLLFAGRLVPYKRPDLAIRAAQRAGCRLVVVGDGRYRRRLEAIAGPETTFLGAVPDAVLVDMYRRCRALLMPGVEDFGIVPVEAMACGAPVVAVGEGGAVDTVLPGLSGAHVPFGPDDVVIDGFAAALRERAATDLDPARIRCHAESFGPEAFRSRMAEVVARVLVTPNPDLPVI, from the coding sequence ATGGGGGTGGAGCCGGCCGGCTCGCGTGGTACCCGCCTGGCGATCGTGCACGAACGATTCACCGAGTACGGCGGATCGGAGGCCGTGGTCGGCGAGTTGGCCCGTACCTGGCCGCAGGCCCCGGTGTTCGCGCCGCTGGTCGATCCCGCCGCCGCGCCGGCCATCGCGCATCCGCCCTGGGACACCGTCACCAGCACCTGGCTCTCCCGCGCGCACGCCGCCACCGGCCGGCGCTCCCATGCCCCGCTGCTCCCGCTGGTCCCCCGCGCGCTGCGGCGCCTCCCCTTGCGCGACCGGTTCGACGCGGTGGTGGTCAGCCATCACGCGTTCGCCACCCAGGCGGTGTTCGCCACCGACGCCCCCGTGATCGCCTATGTGCACAGTCCGGCGCGCTGGGCCTGGGAACCCGCCTTCCGGGCCCAGGAGTCGAACAGCCCCGCCGGACGCGTCGCCCTGGCAGCCCTCGGGGCGCTCGCACGGCGCGGCGAGACCGCCGCCGCCCCCCATCTCACCGCGGTGGTCGCGAATTCCCGTGCGGTCGCCGACCGGGTCCGGGACTGGTGGGGTCTACCGTCGGACGTAGTGCATCCGCCGGTGCGTCTCGATCGCTTCGCGCCCGATCCGGCGGTGCCACGCGAGGATTTTCTGCTCTTCGCCGGCCGTCTCGTCCCGTACAAACGCCCCGACCTCGCCATCCGCGCCGCCCAGCGGGCCGGTTGCCGCCTGGTGGTGGTCGGCGACGGTCGCTACCGGCGGCGGCTCGAGGCGATCGCGGGCCCCGAAACCACTTTCCTGGGCGCCGTGCCCGATGCGGTTCTGGTCGATATGTATCGGCGTTGCCGCGCTCTGCTGATGCCCGGCGTCGAGGATTTCGGCATCGTGCCGGTGGAGGCGATGGCATGCGGCGCACCGGTGGTCGCGGTGGGCGAAGGCGGCGCGGTGGATACGGTACTGCCGGGGCTCAGCGGCGCCCATGTCCCGTTCGGTCCCGACGACGTGGTCATCGACGGATTCGCCGCGGCGCTCCGCGAGCGGGCGGCCACCGACCTCGACCCGGCCCGGATCCGCTGCCATGCGGAATCTTTCGGCCCGGAGGCGTTCCGGTCCCGCATGGCCGAAGTCGTAGCCCGGGTCCTGGTGACTCCGAACCCGGACCTGCCTGTCATCTGA
- a CDS encoding glutamate-1-semialdehyde 2,1-aminomutase, which produces MTEFRRSADAQARLHELVPGGAHTYARGADQYPEGMAPVLVRGHGCRVTDCDGNEFVEYGMGLRSVTLGHGYRPVVDAVTAAIADGVNFSRPTVLELAAAEDFLSMVPGAEMVKFAKNGSDATTAAVRLSRAVTGRVTVAACAQPFFSVDDWFIGTTAMSAGIPGQPTVSFPYGDLPALEQVLAGHEVACVIMEAATALHEPPPGYLAGVRELCDRYATLLVFDEMITGFRWAAGGAQQVYDVVPDLSCWGKAMGNGFPITALAGRREYLERGGLRTAAERVFLLSTTHGPETGSLAAFRAVVRAYATTDPIARMERAGRRLRAGVEEVTAEFGIGDRLRIAGRPSCLVFQTLDPDGMPSQEYRTLFLQELLRRGVLGQSFVTSAAHTDPDIDETVEACRGAAAVYQRALEQGTVAGLLEGRPVAPALRAHAAPRRLAEVVG; this is translated from the coding sequence ATCACCGAATTCCGGCGCAGCGCCGACGCCCAGGCGCGCCTGCACGAACTGGTGCCGGGCGGCGCGCACACCTATGCCCGCGGCGCGGACCAGTATCCGGAGGGTATGGCGCCGGTGCTGGTGCGCGGTCACGGCTGCCGCGTCACCGATTGCGACGGCAACGAATTCGTCGAATACGGCATGGGTCTGCGGTCGGTGACGCTCGGGCACGGCTACCGCCCCGTCGTCGACGCGGTGACCGCGGCGATCGCCGACGGCGTGAACTTCTCCCGCCCCACGGTGCTGGAACTGGCTGCGGCCGAGGATTTCCTGTCCATGGTGCCGGGCGCGGAGATGGTCAAGTTCGCCAAGAACGGCTCCGATGCCACCACCGCCGCGGTGCGGTTGTCGCGGGCCGTGACAGGCCGGGTCACCGTCGCCGCCTGCGCGCAGCCGTTCTTCTCCGTCGACGACTGGTTCATCGGCACGACGGCGATGTCGGCGGGTATCCCCGGCCAGCCGACCGTGTCCTTTCCGTACGGAGATCTGCCCGCACTGGAACAGGTGCTGGCCGGCCACGAGGTCGCGTGCGTGATCATGGAGGCCGCGACCGCGCTGCACGAACCCCCGCCCGGCTATCTGGCCGGAGTCCGGGAACTGTGCGACCGGTACGCGACGCTGCTGGTGTTCGACGAGATGATCACCGGATTCCGGTGGGCGGCCGGCGGCGCGCAGCAGGTCTACGACGTAGTTCCGGATCTGTCGTGCTGGGGGAAGGCCATGGGCAACGGCTTCCCGATCACCGCCCTGGCCGGGCGGCGCGAATACCTCGAACGGGGCGGATTGCGCACCGCCGCCGAGCGAGTGTTCCTGTTGTCGACGACCCACGGTCCGGAGACCGGCTCGCTGGCGGCGTTCCGGGCGGTGGTGCGCGCCTATGCCACGACCGATCCGATCGCCCGGATGGAGCGTGCCGGTCGGCGGCTGCGCGCCGGAGTCGAGGAGGTCACCGCCGAGTTCGGGATCGGCGACCGGCTGCGGATCGCCGGTCGTCCCTCGTGCCTGGTGTTCCAGACCCTCGATCCGGATGGAATGCCCTCCCAGGAGTACCGCACATTGTTCCTCCAGGAACTGCTGCGCCGCGGTGTACTCGGTCAGTCCTTCGTCACCTCCGCCGCCCACACCGACCCTGATATCGACGAAACCGTCGAAGCCTGCCGCGGCGCCGCCGCTGTCTACCAGCGCGCCCTCGAACAGGGCACGGTGGCCGGCCTGTTGGAGGGCCGCCCCGTAGCTCCCGCGCTGCGGGCCCACGCCGCGCCGCGCCGCCTCGCGGAGGTCGTGGGATGA